A genomic segment from Zygotorulaspora mrakii chromosome 1, complete sequence encodes:
- the MIC27 gene encoding Mic27p (similar to Saccharomyces cerevisiae YNL100W; ancestral locus Anc_2.178) has product MGTNFYGKNEDQIASAAGPLVPAVISTSTEMQSSTLPNGNQILQSIPLTETSHRLRSNLINLIASLKAEWGTQKSAVKNEIASAKEYLQDNIFTDIYENRELLVPSSILSLGAFLSGRVLTNKHNWGKSSVLLTPRVSVIGRLFTSLPSRICLPFILAGAIFHQVTPVSSENLWTRVEKDVLPEKLVDTYHSIRTEYLKNGLLKRNNELCDAVDNYLQSNIRLLRETVGKRFKS; this is encoded by the coding sequence ATGGGCACCAATTTTTATGGAAAGAATGAGGATCAAATTGCATCTGCTGCTGGTCCCTTGGTTCCAGCCGTAATAAGCACATCTACAGAGATGCAATCGAGCACTCTTCCAAATGGTAATCAAATACTGCAATCAATTCCACTAACCGAGACAAGTCATCGCTTGAGGAGTAATTTAATAAACTTAATAGCGTCCTTGAAGGCAGAATGGGGTACCCAAAAGAGTGCtgtgaaaaatgaaattgcaTCGGCTAAAGAATATCTACAGGATAATATCTTCACCGATATTTATGAAAACCGCGAACTTCTTGTACCTTCATCCATTTTATCACTGGGAGCATTTTTATCTGGTAGGGTGTTGACGAATAAACATAATTGGGGCAAGAGCAGCGTACTGCTAACACCTCGTGTATCAGTCATAGGTAGACTTTTCACAAGTTTGCCCTCGAGAATTTGCCTGCCTTTCATTTTGGCAGGAGCCATATTTCATCAAGTAACACCGGTCTCCTCTGAAAACTTGTGGACAAGAGTGGAGAAAGACGTACTGCCTGAGAAGCTAGTTGATACTTATCACAGTATTCGGACGGAGTACTTAAAAAATGGTCTTTTGAAGAGGAATAATGAATTATGCGACGCTGTCGATAACTATTTGCAGAGCAACATTAGACTGTTGAGAGAAACAGTAGGTAAAAGGTTCAAAAGCTAG
- the AVT4 gene encoding Avt4p (similar to Saccharomyces cerevisiae AVT4 (YNL101W); ancestral locus Anc_2.177) yields the protein MFVPNSHASGDQQPLVPKAAITIPRNRSRKPSALMAASFTTSGKESFSRSLHMTAARASKSFDSHVLVDVESPNFKTQLPEEQDEILNSLRKNYLVDHYKRDSRSLGESHDMTNTDSLDVDKGTSVTSDISDHTLTPNLSRAGGDITRDIYKYATNENNPRISRSLEDIALADENRRRRSTASGLNVPGGFRREFIVKKVRKQQNQQKSNSNDYASSAPSSSFSSVSKSPSPINPSDIEQVPFLTRNFMEFLYIYGHFAGESFEDDFLSDESDLERNAAEGSLLIPDEGRAMNAVDSVKGTTPTSKAFLLLLKSFIGTGVLFLPHAFSNGGLLFSIAMLAFFGLYSYWCYYILIVSKNLTGVSSFGDIGYKLYGSWMKFIILLSLVLTQFGFSGAYVIFTAENLKAFTKNIFLIPDISIVYFIILQLIIFIPLSFIRNVSKLSLPCLFANFFIMAGLVIVFVFSFAHLSDLDLRPAEGTIIGFNSNHWTVFIGTAIFAFEGIGLIIPVQDSMRNPEKFPLVLGLVIMTATVLFILIGTIGYMAYGSTIETVILLNLPQKNIFVNLIQFFYSLAIMLSTPLQLFPAIKIVENKVFPKFTKIYVKRPDNTTNVEVRLNSGKLSWKLKWLKNFVRAIMVSLVCSVAYFGADHLDKFVSIIGSFACIPLVYMYPPMLHLQSCSRPNAKGKRIPWASLLDYGLIVFGGVAMLYTSYQSIFSG from the coding sequence ATTCTCTAGATCTCTCCATATGACAGCGGCACGGGCATCCAAAAGCTTCGACTCACACGTTcttgttgatgttgaatCACcgaatttcaaaacacaACTCCCGGAAGAGCAGGATGAGATTCTCAATAGTTTGCGTAAAAACTACCTGGTAGATCATTACAAGAGGGACTCGCGATCTTTGGGAGAATCTCATGATATGACAAATACAGACAGCCTAGATGTAGATAAAGGTACGTCAGTGACCTCGGATATTTCAGACCATACACTGACGCCAAATTTATCACGTGCAGGGGGGGATATAACAAGAGACATTTACAAGTATGCGACTAACGAGAACAATCCAAGAATATCTAGATCTTTGGAGGATATAGCGTTGGCGGATGAGAatagaagaagaagatccACAGCAAGCGGTCTAAACGTTCCGGGTGGGTTTCGTAGAGAGTTTATTGTTAAAAAGGTTagaaaacaacaaaatcaacagAAGAGCAATTCGAATGATTATGCGTCAAGTGCaccatcttcttctttcagttCGGTGAGCAAGTCACCATCTCCAATAAATCCATCAGACATAGAGCAAGTACCATTTCTgacaagaaattttatGGAATTTCTCTATATTTACGGTCATTTCGCTGGTGAATCCTTCGAAGATGACTTTTTATCAGATGAAAGCGATCTTGAAAGAAATGCTGCTGAAGGCTCTCTTCTGATACCTGACGAAGGACGTGCCATGAATGCTGTGGATTCCGTCAAAGGTACTACACCAACATCAAAAGCTTTTCTACTCCTATTGAAATCCTTTATAGGCACCGGTGTCCTATTCTTGCCTCATGCATTTTCGAATGGAggtcttcttttttcaatagcGATGCttgcattttttggattatACTCATACTGGTGCTACTACATTTTAATTGTATCTAAGAATTTGACCGGAGTATCTTCCTTTGGTGATATTGGATACAAACTCTACGGCTCTTGGATGAAATTCATTATCTTACTTTCGTTGGTTTTAACTCAGTTCGGTTTTTCAGGAGCTTATGTGATATTTACTGCGGAAAATCTAAAGGCATTTACGAAGAACATATTTTTAATCCCAgatatttcaattgtttaCTTCATAATATTGCAATTGATCATATTCATACCATTGTCATTTATTAGGAATGTTTCTAAATTATCCCTACCGTGCTtatttgcaaattttttcattatgGCGGGTTTAGTTATAGTTTTTGTGTTCAGCTTCGCACACCTTTCCGATTTAGATTTGAGACCAGCTGAGGGAACAATAATAGGGTTTAACTCTAATCATTGGACAGTATTTATTGGGACAGCCATCTTTGCATTTGAAGGCATTGGATTAATCATTCCTGTACAAGACTCGATGAGAAACCCAGAAAAATTCCCGTTGGTATTGGGTTTGGTTATCATGACGGCAACAGTACTGTTTATTCTTATTGGCACGATCGGCTACATGGCTTACGGATCTACTATTGAAACCGTCATTTTACTTAATCTACCACAGAAGAACATCTTTGTgaatttgattcaattcttcTACTCATTGGCTATTATGCTTTCTACACCATTGCAGTTATTCCCCGCGATCaagattgttgaaaataaggTGTTTCCTAAGTTCACAAAAATATATGTGAAGAGACCAGATAACACAACCAACGTTGAAGTGCGCCTAAACTCAGGGAAGTTGAGCTGGAAACTTAAGTGGTTAAAAAACTTCGTCCGAGCTATTATGGTCTCCTTGGTGTGTTCGGTAGCATATTTTGGAGCTGATCATTTGGATAAATTTGTTTCTATTATCGGTTCCTTCGCTTGTATCCCCTTGGTGTACATGTACCCACCGATGCTTCATTTACAGAGCTGTAGTCGCCCAAATGCCAAAGGTAAAAGGATTCCTTGGGCAAGTCTGCTTGACTACGGTTTGATAGTGTTCGGTGGGGTGGCCATGCTCTATACTTCGTACCAGAGTATATTTTCAGGTTGA
- the PIN2 gene encoding Pin2p (similar to Saccharomyces cerevisiae PIN2 (YOR104W); ancestral locus Anc_2.179), whose protein sequence is MDVCAINHLFVRSSFTDNVVSTANSFKHWDTCMNNTACKVIAIVGICLAAITAIWLIGALLTCFRQGVTGIGQFCCWCCRCGRNSATVPRNEGMYRNSMAPPPATVVYQPIQQPESAYYRNRDDSFYDERIKSKSEDVFELEQDFDLEKQRAKSTKRHRLPLVTNDLADEQSAYRPSENYATNPWQSINDNLPANSRRTVYPTDDQSYHGYNYYHGG, encoded by the coding sequence ATGGATGTTTGTGCTATAAATCATCTCTTTGTGAGATCTTCATTCACCGACAATGTTGTAAGCACCGCCAACAGTTTTAAACATTGGGATACATGTATGAACAATACAGCATGCAAAGTCATAGCGATTGTTGGTATATGCTTAGCAGCTATAACTGCCATTTGGTTGATCGGTGCTCTGCTTACATGTTTTAGGCAAGGCGTTACAGGAATCGGCCAGTTCTGTTGCTGGTGTTGTAGGTGTGGTCGCAACTCTGCAACGGTACCAAGGAATGAGGGAATGTACAGAAATTCAATGGCTCCACCTCCAGCCACAGTAGTATATCAACCGATTCAGCAGCCGGAGTCCGCATATTATAGAAATAGAGATGACTCCTTTTATGATGAAAGAATCAAGTCCAAGTCTGAGGATGTTTTCGAGCTTGAACAGGATTTTGATCTAGAGAAACAGAGGGCAAAGTCTACTAAAAGACATAGACTACCGTTAGTCACAAATGATCTTGCTGACGAACAATCAGCTTACAGACCGTCTGAAAACTATGCAACGAATCCTTGGCAGTCGATCAATGATAACCTACCTGCCAATAGTCGTAGAACTGTCTATCCGACAGACGACCAATCATATCATGGATACAATTACTATCATGGCGGCTAA